One Gimesia aquarii DNA segment encodes these proteins:
- the fliS gene encoding flagellar export chaperone FliS codes for MNGSDYIENQVLTAQPHQLHLMVVDGALRFARKAAQAAEAQNFEQTHFALDKSRELVAELIGGLNPEQQPEMIEQLKALFVFVYENLNHADVKQDPKYIHDAIKVLEIHRESWCELIELLQTETVEEKKTIHAPESLKAPHHVEQPEQVHQSRSWLT; via the coding sequence ATGAACGGAAGCGATTATATTGAAAACCAGGTTCTAACAGCACAACCACATCAGTTGCATCTCATGGTGGTTGATGGCGCATTACGTTTTGCCCGAAAAGCAGCACAGGCAGCAGAAGCGCAAAATTTTGAGCAGACTCACTTTGCGTTAGACAAAAGCCGCGAACTCGTTGCCGAACTGATAGGCGGATTGAATCCTGAGCAGCAACCGGAAATGATTGAACAACTGAAAGCACTGTTTGTGTTTGTTTATGAAAACCTAAACCATGCAGATGTCAAACAGGATCCGAAATACATTCATGATGCCATAAAGGTTCTGGAAATCCATCGAGAGTCCTGGTGTGAGCTTATCGAACTCCTGCAGACTGAAACCGTCGAGGAAAAAAAAACGATCCACGCTCCGGAATCACTGAAAGCCCCTCATCATGTTGAGCAACCGGAGCAAGTACACCAAAGCCGCTCCTGGTTGACTTGA
- the fliD gene encoding flagellar filament capping protein FliD codes for MSGISSGVGLATGLNITEIVDALIGVQRNALVRLADRASGFEAVEGGIKTLEANLLSLNSTVQTLGLESTFETLQATSSDTSQFSVAANSTATAATYQLQGLRTSSNHQVISKGFADSDTTQIGTATTITLSNGGKLDQPKLLEELNNGLGVQRGSIRITDRDGQTEVIDLTKTIDIDDVIDTINKSATTIVASIEDDHLVITDTGSGVGTLSVTEVGGGQTAADLGILKSVAGSSFNGDSVYRVTTDFNLSQINDGNGITTVAGSDDFQITAADASTIDVNLDTAQTIGDVVDLINNDVSNAGKVTASIDSNGKLSLVDNTVGGSTFAVTALNSSLAARELGIQQSAPGGTILGTISGGLNSVLLRSLNGGVSSTGTVLNAGQISITDGAAGNATIDFSSAETLDDVIDLINANGAIQIEASLNETKTGIQIKDLSAPSGTSIEIQDVTGNLASFLKIDTTLAETKHTVDSGSLDLRYVNEETSLSTYGKNGTAVSTGSIRITDRDGVSFNVDLSDATTTKTIGDVLTKINDAATTASAQINARLNDAGDGFIIESTGGSSFDVKVEEVSSGTVAADLGILGSGTTSVESNQTTVITVEATDTLDDIAEKINATGVASASIIDDGTAFNSSRLSLTSVRSGGAGEMILESSFDFGFTTSVDAEDALIRIGSNPQTSFLLTSSTNSFDNAITGLEIDLLSTGTSPATISVARDTAGIKSSINNFITAYNAFVDAKDSLTSFNSETNERGVLNGNGVVLTTVSRLEGLLTKKLSVSNNSIKSMSELGVQFSSNGKLQLNESFFDQVLIDDPSAVTEFFQQENTGFAVVMDEVITAMTDPFTGTFKAQTDSLQASALALNTRVDELNSILEDRRERLIRQFTLQETIVNQLNSQQSALERLQLLSTNNSNNKK; via the coding sequence ATGTCAGGCATTAGTTCCGGTGTCGGTTTGGCAACCGGGTTGAACATTACGGAAATTGTGGACGCCCTGATCGGTGTCCAGCGAAATGCGCTTGTCCGTCTGGCGGATCGTGCCTCAGGATTTGAGGCAGTCGAAGGGGGTATCAAAACCCTCGAAGCTAACCTGCTTTCGCTTAATTCCACAGTTCAAACACTGGGCCTGGAAAGCACTTTTGAGACGCTGCAGGCCACAAGCTCCGACACGAGTCAATTCAGCGTTGCCGCCAACAGCACCGCCACCGCAGCCACCTATCAATTACAGGGCTTGCGTACCTCATCGAACCATCAAGTCATTTCAAAAGGATTCGCTGATTCCGATACAACACAAATTGGAACAGCTACCACCATTACCCTTTCAAATGGAGGTAAGCTGGATCAGCCCAAACTTTTGGAAGAATTGAATAATGGTTTAGGCGTTCAACGTGGGAGTATTCGCATTACCGACCGTGATGGTCAGACGGAAGTCATTGACCTGACCAAGACAATTGATATCGATGATGTGATCGACACCATCAATAAGTCAGCCACAACGATTGTCGCCAGTATTGAAGACGATCACCTCGTTATTACCGATACCGGCTCAGGTGTGGGAACTCTTTCTGTCACGGAAGTGGGCGGCGGTCAAACAGCAGCTGATTTGGGAATTTTGAAGTCAGTGGCTGGCTCGTCGTTTAATGGTGACTCCGTCTATCGAGTGACTACTGATTTTAACTTGTCACAAATTAACGATGGAAATGGGATTACGACAGTCGCAGGTTCCGATGACTTTCAAATCACGGCCGCGGATGCATCAACCATCGACGTTAATTTAGATACCGCGCAGACGATTGGAGACGTCGTCGATTTAATCAATAATGATGTTTCTAATGCAGGCAAAGTGACCGCCTCTATTGACAGTAATGGGAAATTAAGCCTGGTAGATAATACCGTCGGCGGTTCTACCTTTGCAGTCACTGCCTTGAATAGTTCATTAGCAGCACGCGAGTTGGGAATTCAGCAGTCAGCCCCCGGTGGAACCATTCTGGGCACTATTTCCGGAGGTTTGAATTCTGTATTACTCAGAAGCCTGAATGGTGGAGTTTCGTCAACGGGAACCGTACTAAACGCAGGTCAGATTTCCATTACTGATGGTGCAGCAGGAAATGCAACCATCGATTTTTCCTCAGCAGAAACGCTAGATGATGTAATCGATCTGATCAATGCGAATGGCGCAATTCAAATTGAAGCCAGCTTGAACGAAACAAAAACAGGGATTCAAATCAAAGATCTCTCGGCTCCTTCGGGAACATCTATTGAAATACAAGATGTCACCGGGAATTTAGCCAGCTTCCTCAAAATCGATACAACACTTGCTGAAACAAAACATACCGTTGATTCCGGTTCATTGGATTTGCGTTATGTTAATGAAGAGACATCCTTATCGACTTATGGAAAAAATGGTACGGCGGTCTCAACGGGTAGCATTCGCATTACAGACCGTGATGGAGTCAGCTTTAACGTCGACTTGTCAGACGCAACAACCACTAAAACAATCGGGGATGTGCTCACAAAAATTAATGATGCTGCCACCACAGCCAGTGCGCAAATCAATGCCCGTCTGAATGATGCTGGAGATGGTTTTATTATCGAAAGTACAGGTGGAAGCTCATTCGATGTCAAAGTCGAGGAAGTCTCCAGCGGAACCGTGGCAGCGGACTTGGGAATTTTAGGCTCGGGAACAACCAGCGTCGAAAGTAATCAGACGACAGTGATCACGGTTGAGGCAACAGATACGCTTGATGACATTGCAGAAAAAATTAATGCCACAGGCGTTGCAAGTGCATCGATTATTGATGATGGTACGGCATTTAATTCTTCTCGACTCTCTTTGACTTCTGTACGAAGCGGTGGTGCAGGGGAAATGATTCTGGAAAGTTCATTCGATTTTGGATTTACTACTTCTGTTGATGCTGAGGACGCATTAATTCGTATCGGTAGTAACCCGCAAACCTCATTTTTATTGACCTCGTCCACCAACAGTTTTGACAATGCCATTACAGGACTGGAAATCGACTTACTTTCAACAGGTACTTCACCAGCCACAATTTCTGTTGCCCGTGATACCGCAGGCATTAAATCTTCGATCAATAATTTTATCACTGCATATAATGCCTTCGTCGACGCCAAAGATTCACTCACCAGTTTTAACTCTGAAACGAATGAACGAGGTGTGCTCAATGGAAATGGTGTTGTATTGACAACGGTTTCCCGTTTGGAAGGATTACTGACAAAAAAGCTTTCTGTCAGTAACAACTCGATTAAGAGCATGTCTGAATTAGGAGTTCAGTTTAGTAGTAATGGGAAATTACAGCTCAACGAATCTTTTTTTGATCAGGTATTGATCGACGATCCCAGTGCCGTTACGGAGTTTTTCCAGCAGGAAAATACGGGATTTGCTGTTGTCATGGATGAAGTGATTACCGCGATGACAGATCCGTTTACGGGAACATTCAAGGCCCAAACGGACTCACTACAGGCATCCGCACTGGCCTTGAACACTCGTGTCGATGAACTGAATTCAATTTTGGAAGACCGTCGCGAACGACTGATTCGCCAATTTACGCTACAGGAAACGATCGTCAATCAATTGAACTCACAACAGTCTGCATTAGAACGACTGCAACTTCTGAGTACAAACAATTCCAACAACAAGAAATAA
- a CDS encoding sulfotransferase domain-containing protein, producing the protein MIIFNFGIPNSGTDWSQEVFKKIWEKQNYTFQVEEPESLEELNHLIGTMNVNERMIIRFHLLTEEAIEAAQQDAVRPFYHYRDPRDVVCSEMENSDINFSTAVDQTVSAYQEIHHALCLPGIMVIPYEHIVENAEALIFQMATKLGVLLKLNVASEIAAEIRELMAQPECAVASTATDSLPAQALRLDEEHTSDSPLVQPLMIGKWRDQLSQSERSMVNRFFKPLVDQFGYEQ; encoded by the coding sequence ATGATCATCTTTAATTTCGGAATTCCCAATTCAGGAACCGACTGGTCACAGGAAGTCTTTAAGAAGATCTGGGAAAAACAAAACTATACCTTCCAGGTCGAAGAGCCAGAGTCATTGGAGGAACTGAATCATCTGATTGGAACGATGAATGTAAATGAGCGGATGATTATCCGATTTCATTTGCTGACCGAAGAGGCTATTGAAGCCGCTCAACAGGATGCCGTACGCCCTTTTTATCATTATCGTGACCCTCGTGACGTGGTTTGCTCCGAAATGGAAAACAGCGACATCAATTTCTCAACCGCCGTCGACCAGACAGTGAGTGCTTATCAGGAAATACACCATGCACTTTGTCTACCGGGAATCATGGTCATTCCTTATGAACACATCGTAGAAAATGCTGAAGCTTTGATTTTTCAGATGGCGACCAAATTAGGAGTTTTACTAAAACTGAACGTTGCCTCAGAAATTGCTGCCGAAATTCGTGAATTAATGGCACAACCCGAGTGCGCGGTTGCTTCCACAGCCACCGACTCGCTCCCGGCACAAGCATTACGACTTGATGAAGAGCACACGTCAGATTCGCCCCTTGTTCAACCTTTGATGATTGGCAAGTGGCGCGACCAGTTGTCTCAGTCTGAAAGATCAATGGTCAACCGTTTTTTTAAACCTTTAGTCGATCAATTTGGATACGAACAATAA
- a CDS encoding TylF/MycF/NovP-related O-methyltransferase, with translation MAEKKGLLRGNVGESQNQSASDLNALNAVEEYWESSVGTNLNKLDAFTKYVSRQSITKLLARYEIFKQQLDVNGSVVELGVHRGASLMAWAQFSAILEPVNYLRKIIGFDTFEGFPSLSEKDTTGTSEHLEVGGFKSEENAMEDIERATQVYDSTRYLNHIPKVELVKGDIGITLPEYLEKNQHLVVSLLHLDADLYEPTKIALEQLIPRMPKGAIIAFDELNMNLFPGETLAAMETIGLPKLRLKRFPFATSLSYAVIE, from the coding sequence ATGGCAGAAAAAAAAGGGTTACTACGAGGCAACGTGGGAGAATCGCAGAATCAGTCTGCGAGCGACTTGAATGCATTGAATGCGGTCGAAGAATATTGGGAATCGAGTGTCGGCACAAACTTAAACAAATTAGATGCATTTACCAAATACGTTTCCCGGCAATCGATTACTAAATTACTGGCTCGTTATGAAATTTTCAAACAACAGTTAGATGTTAACGGATCAGTTGTCGAACTCGGCGTGCACCGGGGCGCCAGCTTAATGGCCTGGGCGCAATTCAGTGCGATTTTAGAGCCTGTTAATTATCTACGAAAAATTATCGGCTTTGATACTTTCGAAGGCTTTCCCTCATTGAGCGAAAAAGACACAACGGGAACCAGCGAACATCTTGAAGTAGGCGGTTTCAAGTCAGAAGAAAACGCAATGGAAGACATCGAACGAGCGACACAGGTTTATGATTCCACCCGTTATCTGAATCACATTCCGAAAGTGGAATTAGTGAAAGGGGATATTGGTATCACGCTGCCAGAATATCTCGAAAAAAATCAGCATCTGGTCGTTTCGTTGTTACATCTCGATGCAGATTTATACGAACCAACAAAAATCGCATTGGAGCAGTTGATTCCACGAATGCCCAAAGGGGCAATCATCGCCTTTGATGAGTTAAATATGAATTTATTCCCAGGAGAAACTCTCGCAGCAATGGAAACGATCGGGCTACCAAAGTTACGACTGAAACGATTTCCCTTTGCAACTTCACTTTCCTATGCTGTGATCGAATAG
- a CDS encoding YHS domain-containing protein translates to MQILNRTIVCCLCVSALLLSLGAEEQSAAVSAATEKTDLKVVKQALSEFNSLIGGWRGVGMIKRNSRKGAWSEKAEWVWKFAPNSTGIAYQITDGKFLKSALLTYDPQKKTYLLSAVLPDGKTRDYRGTLDKDTLVLESVPDKAGTVYRISIRRLNEKRTLVLFQKRNQGQSFYYRLAEVGYTRAGTRLAESGSGGPECIVTGGAGTIQVSYQGKNYYVCCSGCKQAFEEDPETFIAEAKKKADARRKKKSSQ, encoded by the coding sequence ATGCAAATCTTAAACCGAACAATTGTTTGTTGCTTATGTGTCAGTGCTTTACTTTTGTCACTGGGTGCAGAGGAGCAATCTGCAGCGGTTTCGGCTGCTACAGAGAAGACCGATCTGAAAGTCGTGAAACAAGCACTCTCCGAATTCAACTCGTTGATTGGTGGCTGGCGTGGCGTGGGGATGATCAAGCGAAATTCGCGTAAAGGAGCCTGGTCGGAAAAGGCAGAGTGGGTTTGGAAATTCGCCCCAAACTCTACTGGGATCGCTTATCAGATCACGGATGGCAAATTTCTGAAGTCGGCATTACTGACATATGATCCTCAAAAGAAAACCTATCTTTTGTCTGCCGTCTTGCCTGATGGAAAAACGCGGGACTATAGGGGTACATTGGATAAGGACACGTTGGTCTTAGAATCAGTGCCTGATAAAGCGGGAACGGTCTATCGCATCTCCATTAGACGTCTTAATGAAAAACGGACATTGGTACTGTTTCAGAAACGGAATCAGGGGCAGTCGTTTTATTACCGCTTGGCAGAGGTTGGTTATACAAGAGCTGGCACCCGATTGGCAGAATCAGGGAGTGGTGGCCCGGAATGTATTGTGACTGGTGGCGCTGGTACGATTCAAGTGAGCTATCAGGGCAAAAACTATTATGTTTGTTGCAGTGGATGTAAACAGGCTTTTGAGGAAGATCCTGAAACGTTCATTGCGGAGGCGAAGAAAAAAGCAGACGCACGCCGCAAGAAGAAATCGAGCCAGTAA
- a CDS encoding branched-chain amino acid aminotransferase, producing the protein MKTVLIQLMNDEAGFIISSELVLVSTIAVLAMIVGLSEVAHNINQELEDVGSAFGRVNQSFYVSGASGHKGYTFGSDFNDRVDFCDSQNDIVCDRGPVREGRGYNN; encoded by the coding sequence ATGAAAACCGTGTTGATTCAACTGATGAACGACGAGGCCGGATTTATTATCTCTTCCGAGCTAGTGCTCGTTTCAACAATTGCCGTATTGGCGATGATAGTAGGGCTGAGTGAAGTCGCTCACAACATTAACCAGGAACTGGAAGATGTGGGTAGTGCATTTGGTCGGGTCAACCAGAGCTTCTATGTTTCCGGTGCCTCAGGCCACAAGGGCTATACGTTTGGAAGTGATTTCAATGATCGGGTTGATTTCTGTGACAGTCAAAACGACATCGTTTGTGACCGTGGCCCTGTTCGCGAAGGACGAGGTTACAACAACTAA
- a CDS encoding ABC transporter ATP-binding protein yields the protein MTETISMPHPQLAAIAVEKAYRKDKHKVPVLRGIDVEVNKGEFLSIVGQSGSGKSTLMHLFGLLDTPDVGEIHLEGQQIDDLPEHARDQIRNRVFGFIFQFYHLLPELNLLENVLSPLMIRYSTWEYWKKKKQFKQDAMEIIEKVGLSHRIKHRPAELSGGEMQRAAIARALIAKPQILLADEPTGNLDSSTGKEIMELLTNLNEQEQLTIIMVTHDDLIASQAHRTVRLREGQFELLGKHQSASVPA from the coding sequence ATGACCGAGACCATATCAATGCCTCATCCACAGTTAGCGGCGATTGCCGTCGAAAAGGCTTACCGAAAAGATAAGCACAAGGTCCCCGTATTACGTGGAATCGATGTTGAAGTGAATAAGGGCGAGTTTCTGTCGATCGTCGGTCAGTCAGGATCAGGAAAGAGCACCTTAATGCATCTGTTTGGGTTGCTGGATACTCCCGATGTGGGAGAGATTCATCTGGAAGGTCAACAGATTGACGACTTACCCGAGCATGCCCGTGACCAAATTCGTAACCGCGTCTTTGGATTCATCTTCCAGTTCTATCATTTATTACCTGAATTGAACTTACTGGAAAATGTGCTATCTCCTTTGATGATCCGTTATTCAACCTGGGAATACTGGAAAAAGAAAAAACAGTTCAAACAGGATGCAATGGAGATTATTGAAAAGGTAGGCTTATCTCACCGTATCAAACATCGTCCCGCGGAATTGTCTGGTGGTGAAATGCAACGTGCCGCCATCGCCCGGGCATTAATTGCCAAGCCGCAGATTCTGTTGGCTGACGAACCGACCGGAAATCTGGATAGTAGTACCGGTAAAGAGATTATGGAACTGCTGACCAACTTGAATGAGCAGGAGCAGCTGACTATCATCATGGTTACGCACGATGATTTGATTGCATCGCAGGCACATCGAACCGTTCGTTTGCGAGAAGGTCAGTTCGAATTACTAGGCAAGCATCAAAGTGCTTCGGTACCTGCTTAG
- the ilvE gene encoding branched-chain-amino-acid transaminase: protein MSILVYIDGTLLPKEEAKISVFDHGLLYGDGVFEGIRVYNKKVFLMQEHIDRLYESALAIRLEIPLTKSEMIQVVNETVAANKIEDGYVRLVITRGAGSLGLDIRRTSNPQVIIIADNISLYDPQLYIDGLKIVTASTIRNHPAALSSRVKSLNYLNNILAKIEGTDAGSIEALMLNHKGEVAECTGDNIFIIKDGVVKTPPVEAGILEGITRNAVIKLAEKSGITVEQLPFTRHDIFIADECFLTGSAAEVIPVVALDGRVIGDGKPGPITKDLNEQFKQLTRE, encoded by the coding sequence ATGTCGATTTTAGTGTATATTGACGGAACGCTGCTTCCCAAAGAAGAAGCGAAAATCAGTGTATTCGATCACGGCTTGCTCTATGGTGATGGCGTGTTTGAAGGCATTCGAGTCTACAATAAAAAAGTGTTTCTGATGCAGGAGCACATCGATCGACTCTATGAGAGTGCTTTGGCAATTCGTTTGGAAATTCCCCTCACAAAATCCGAAATGATTCAAGTTGTTAACGAAACGGTTGCTGCTAATAAAATCGAAGATGGTTATGTGCGGTTAGTGATTACGCGTGGCGCGGGCTCGTTGGGTCTGGACATTCGCCGCACGAGTAACCCTCAAGTGATTATCATTGCCGATAATATTTCGTTATATGATCCACAACTTTATATCGACGGTCTGAAGATTGTGACGGCTTCGACGATCCGAAATCATCCGGCGGCACTATCCTCGCGTGTGAAATCATTAAATTACCTCAATAACATTCTGGCAAAGATTGAAGGCACAGACGCAGGTTCCATTGAAGCCTTGATGTTGAATCATAAAGGCGAAGTCGCAGAATGCACGGGCGATAATATTTTCATTATTAAAGATGGAGTCGTCAAAACGCCTCCCGTCGAAGCAGGTATCCTGGAAGGTATCACCAGAAACGCTGTGATCAAGCTGGCAGAAAAATCGGGTATTACTGTAGAGCAGTTACCCTTCACTCGGCACGATATTTTCATCGCCGATGAATGTTTCCTGACCGGTTCAGCTGCCGAAGTAATTCCCGTTGTCGCCCTCGACGGTCGTGTCATTGGTGATGGAAAACCAGGCCCGATTACCAAAGATTTAAACGAACAGTTTAAACAACTCACACGCGAGTAA
- a CDS encoding ABC transporter permease, protein MYKTLLCLRYLRTRYIALASIISMTLGVATMIVVNSVMDGFSTDMRTRLRGILADVIVETNSLDGVAISQDMKDSINRAVGDHIEGMTTTVEIYAMLSVQYGSQWQSKPVTLIGIDPGTKATVGPLAEYLVNTDINSVPDWELSPEAMAYRKEWTTRAQWMVDRWNHNPPPLDDQTAPVEEPESNKPLPPPQFDSKTPSDQVFDSEPQVADKADAVTNPFKENLKGSAFEKQENRDPGSPLQGRVYVGYGLVSFPYEDPETGEIKMFQIVKPGDDIKISTVTAGHPPEPTHFNATVVDLFKSDMSEHDGNLVFCNLEYLQEVRGMVLDPESGAKPITSIQLKLKNPEDAAMVVSKLEEALPAGLFRVRTWEDKQGPLLAAVEVESAILNVLLFLIIAVAGFGILAIFFMITIEKTRDIGVLKALGASSNGIMSIFLSYGLALGLVGSGVGVAVGLLFVRYINEIEKFITFITGRKVFDQRIYYFPEIATHVEPMMVFWVAIGAMIIAVLASILPARKAARFHPVESLRYE, encoded by the coding sequence ATGTACAAAACATTGCTTTGCTTACGATACTTGCGAACGCGTTATATTGCGCTTGCCAGCATTATCAGTATGACTCTCGGCGTGGCGACGATGATTGTCGTCAACAGCGTGATGGACGGTTTCAGCACTGATATGCGAACCCGACTGCGTGGCATTCTGGCGGATGTGATCGTAGAAACCAATTCTCTCGATGGCGTTGCTATCTCGCAGGATATGAAAGACAGCATTAATCGTGCTGTCGGCGACCACATTGAGGGCATGACGACAACCGTTGAAATCTATGCAATGCTCAGTGTGCAGTATGGCTCTCAATGGCAAAGCAAGCCCGTCACTTTGATCGGTATCGATCCAGGTACCAAAGCAACTGTCGGACCACTGGCTGAATATCTGGTAAATACAGATATCAATTCAGTACCTGATTGGGAACTGTCGCCGGAAGCGATGGCCTATCGCAAAGAGTGGACTACCCGCGCACAATGGATGGTTGATCGCTGGAATCATAATCCACCACCTCTGGATGATCAGACTGCACCTGTTGAGGAACCTGAATCGAACAAGCCACTACCTCCTCCTCAATTCGATTCTAAGACACCCTCCGATCAGGTATTTGATTCTGAACCACAGGTAGCAGACAAAGCAGATGCGGTCACTAATCCTTTCAAGGAAAACTTAAAAGGATCCGCTTTTGAAAAACAAGAAAATCGTGATCCTGGTAGCCCTTTGCAGGGACGTGTTTATGTCGGTTATGGGTTGGTCAGTTTTCCTTATGAAGATCCCGAAACCGGCGAAATCAAAATGTTTCAAATCGTCAAGCCGGGCGATGATATTAAGATCAGCACTGTGACGGCCGGGCATCCTCCAGAACCGACCCACTTTAATGCAACTGTAGTCGATTTATTCAAAAGCGACATGAGCGAACACGATGGAAATTTGGTGTTCTGTAATCTGGAATATTTACAGGAAGTTCGTGGAATGGTGCTTGATCCGGAGAGCGGTGCTAAACCGATCACATCGATTCAGCTTAAGCTGAAAAATCCGGAAGATGCCGCCATGGTCGTGAGCAAGTTGGAGGAAGCATTACCTGCCGGCTTGTTTCGTGTTCGAACCTGGGAAGACAAACAAGGTCCATTGTTAGCAGCCGTCGAAGTCGAATCTGCAATCTTGAATGTATTACTGTTTCTGATCATCGCCGTTGCCGGTTTTGGCATCTTAGCGATCTTTTTCATGATTACCATCGAAAAGACGCGTGATATCGGAGTCCTGAAAGCACTGGGCGCGAGTTCGAATGGAATCATGTCGATCTTTCTGTCTTACGGCCTGGCATTAGGACTCGTGGGAAGCGGTGTTGGTGTTGCTGTCGGATTGCTGTTCGTGAGATATATTAATGAGATCGAGAAATTCATTACCTTTATCACAGGTCGGAAAGTGTTCGATCAGCGGATTTATTATTTTCCGGAAATTGCCACGCATGTAGAACCGATGATGGTCTTCTGGGTTGCCATCGGCGCCATGATTATTGCCGTGCTGGCCAGTATTCTACCTGCACGAAAAGCAGCACGTTTTCATCCTGTCGAATCATTGCGATACGAGTAG
- a CDS encoding Flp family type IVb pilin: protein MKNIFTQLMNDEAGFIVSAELVLISSIAVLAMIVGLSEVALNVNNELEDVGSAFSCIDQSFKLKNAHGHKACTESSSFYDSTDFCAGQWDVE from the coding sequence ATGAAAAACATCTTCACTCAACTGATGAACGACGAAGCCGGATTCATTGTTTCTGCCGAGCTTGTTTTGATTTCCAGTATCGCCGTTCTGGCAATGATCGTCGGACTGTCTGAAGTCGCTTTAAACGTCAACAATGAACTCGAAGATGTGGGCAGTGCCTTCTCCTGCATCGATCAGTCTTTCAAACTCAAAAATGCACACGGTCACAAAGCGTGCACCGAATCAAGCAGCTTTTACGATTCGACTGACTTCTGTGCTGGTCAGTGGGACGTTGAATAA
- a CDS encoding phytanoyl-CoA dioxygenase family protein: MMLPINQLCTLNCQTEDVELSNEHLDQYAEEGVLLVKNLFDPADFLSIRNDLSGRLTLLERHNGCEVFENENEIKQISDRLIRLEEQVPGTQSILYDAMNFAPSLHAMGAHSKLMAILEKLLSPEISIHDRYIILMSMPQGEWHLASWHQDWYYNEGPYSTITLYAPLQKTDQQNGSLTFALGEHQKPPVPHDEHNHGIVTKWHSLPPEEVNQYDRVVPTALDVGDVLLFHSLTPHTPSKNQSDHVRFVLNLRYRDLRDPQFLNEGWRIQEITRARNAMQRSAS; this comes from the coding sequence ATGATGCTTCCTATAAACCAATTATGTACCTTGAACTGTCAGACAGAAGATGTTGAACTTTCAAATGAGCACCTGGATCAATATGCAGAAGAAGGGGTTCTGCTGGTCAAAAATCTGTTTGATCCTGCGGACTTCCTATCGATTCGAAACGACCTTTCAGGGCGTCTCACTCTCCTGGAACGACACAACGGTTGTGAAGTCTTTGAAAACGAAAATGAGATCAAACAAATCAGCGATCGATTGATCAGGCTGGAAGAGCAGGTTCCCGGTACACAGAGCATTCTTTATGATGCAATGAATTTTGCTCCATCCCTGCATGCGATGGGAGCACATTCGAAATTAATGGCGATTCTCGAAAAACTGCTCTCGCCTGAAATTTCCATTCATGATCGCTATATCATTCTCATGAGTATGCCTCAGGGAGAATGGCATCTTGCGTCGTGGCATCAGGACTGGTATTACAATGAAGGTCCCTATTCAACAATTACGCTTTATGCACCTCTACAGAAAACAGATCAACAGAATGGTAGTCTGACGTTCGCATTAGGTGAGCATCAAAAACCACCGGTGCCACACGACGAACATAATCATGGAATAGTCACAAAATGGCATTCACTTCCTCCCGAAGAGGTGAACCAATACGACCGCGTTGTACCAACGGCGCTGGATGTGGGAGATGTGCTGTTATTTCACAGTCTGACACCGCACACTCCTTCAAAAAATCAATCCGATCACGTCCGATTCGTATTGAATTTGCGGTATCGGGATCTAAGAGATCCTCAATTCTTGAACGAAGGCTGGCGCATTCAAGAAATTACACGTGCCAGAAACGCAATGCAGAGATCGGCATCCTGA